The following are encoded together in the Edaphobacter lichenicola genome:
- a CDS encoding four helix bundle protein → MRRAGVSVASNIAEGYGRMSKGEYKQFLGMARGSNLEAQTQLVIARELGYGNPQTLKESEDLSIEVGKMLTAMLKKL, encoded by the coding sequence ATTCGCCGCGCAGGCGTATCGGTTGCAAGCAACATCGCAGAAGGCTATGGCCGCATGTCCAAAGGCGAGTACAAGCAGTTTCTCGGTATGGCGCGCGGCTCAAACTTGGAAGCACAAACGCAGTTAGTTATAGCAAGGGAACTAGGTTACGGAAATCCGCAAACGCTAAAAGAATCCGAAGATCTTTCTATTGAGGTCGGCAAGATGTTAACCGCCATGCTCAAGAAACTCTAG
- the rplQ gene encoding 50S ribosomal protein L17, with translation MRHRNAGYKLGRNTSHRRAMLRNLVTSVILMDRVETTITKCKATRPLIEKMITLGKRGTVHARRQAAAYLMTPESVDRLFATVAPRYSARQGGYLRITRLGARKGDAAEMAYIELLGAEHELNEKAQKRAEARTKKREELAKQMEERGEGEAGDPNAEA, from the coding sequence ATGCGTCACCGCAATGCAGGATACAAACTAGGCCGCAACACCAGCCATCGCCGCGCCATGCTCCGCAACCTCGTCACCTCCGTCATCCTGATGGACCGCGTCGAGACCACCATCACCAAGTGCAAGGCCACCCGCCCCCTCATCGAGAAGATGATCACCCTCGGCAAGCGCGGCACCGTCCACGCCCGCCGTCAGGCTGCTGCCTATCTCATGACGCCCGAGTCGGTCGACCGCCTCTTCGCGACCGTAGCCCCGCGCTACTCTGCACGCCAGGGTGGCTACCTTCGCATCACGCGCCTCGGAGCCCGCAAGGGTGACGCCGCCGAGATGGCCTACATCGAACTCCTCGGTGCAGAGCACGAGCTCAACGAGAAGGCTCAGAAGCGCGCTGAAGCTCGCACCAAGAAGCGTGAAGAGCTCGCCAAGCAGATGGAAGAGCGCGGCGAAGGCGAAGCTGGCGATCCAAACGCCGAAGCGTAA